The genomic window TGTCGATCACCGCAAGTGATTCTGTCAACGCATACGTGCCTTCACTAGGTTCTACAAAATCGATCGGCAAGCCTTCTTTTTTATCCTTGATTGCTTGGTGGCGTAACCCAAAACCTAATGCCACTTCACCAACGCGAACTTTTTTCAACGGCCCTGAACCAGAAGCTTCGATATGATCGCCCGCATTGTCATAGATATCAGCTAAAATCGATTGTGCTTCAGTCTCACCATATTCATCGATCAATCCTTGGAACAATAACCAAGCAGTGGAAGAATGGTTGATATCAGAAATCGACAGTTGTCCTTCATAGATAGGATCAGCTAGATCGGCTAAACTCGTCGGTACAGGTAAATCTGCTTCTTCTAAGACTTGCGTGTTATAGAAAATGACACCTTCTTGTGTTGTCATCGGCGCTTGATAATTTGGTAGATCATCGATTGGTTGCATGTCTAGTGATAGTTCTTTGAAGACAGGATCATTTTCTTGAACACCGTCTAGATAAAACGTACTCATCGTGACTAAGTCCGCTTCGATATCTGTCCCTTCTGCCCAAAGTTTGCCGCTCAATTCAGAAGTACCAAAAGATTGCAACAAGTATTGATTCTCAAAACCATTCGCATCAAGGACTTCTTTGATGATTTGCACAGGTTCCTC from Enterococcus sp. DIV1094 includes these protein-coding regions:
- a CDS encoding extracellular solute-binding protein, translating into MKKLVRKGLIYLSFVSALGILGACSTSNASENADGEDKVIIYTNADEEPVQIIKEVLDANGFENQYLLQSFGTSELSGKLWAEGTDIEADLVTMSTFYLDGVQENDPVFKELSLDMQPIDDLPNYQAPMTTQEGVIFYNTQVLEEADLPVPTSLADLADPIYEGQLSISDINHSSTAWLLFQGLIDEYGETEAQSILADIYDNAGDHIEASGSGPLKKVRVGEVALGFGLRHQAIKDKKEGLPIDFVEPSEGTYALTESLAVIDKGEETNPLAEEMLNVILKEGRADLLQFYPSKLYETDDLTGVETAKNQKVFPEALTPDLLKKHASLVE